Proteins found in one Coffea eugenioides isolate CCC68of chromosome 5, Ceug_1.0, whole genome shotgun sequence genomic segment:
- the LOC113772377 gene encoding uncharacterized protein LOC113772377, protein MFGRIKHAIPSLSHFLSARSKPKSPLSFSSYSYPREMSTQVFPSNPGSNETRIEGNMPTGMSRLGTNVQHNKSLGSETAETPESKVIQVVKEKWLWDKPPAGFYKVNVIITRMGDRFIVACIIRDENGMLVDPLGHIVEFPYKEENVCLVAFQAMQAGVAYFLKRVPGKTKLIVECDNRNAVSMYEELRPAIPVKFRETYWRIADLSDQLEELKAHWVPQEVNQLAAVYSSQRKNGLEMDQIIHDENWKTICESNMKGEAVETKTKFVYPGPEWDMKKAIQKMREKYAKLEANAKDPERKAKYSQHYAPST, encoded by the exons ATGTTTGGCAGAATTAAGCACGCTATTCCCTCACTTTCCCATTTTCTATCGGCAAGATCAAAACCAAAATCTCCTCTTTCCTTCTCTAGTTACTCGTACCCAAGGGAGATGTCTACTCAGGTCTTCCCCTCTAATCCCGGTTCAAATGAGACAAGAATTGAAG GAAACATGCCAACAGGAATGAGCAGGCTGG GTACAAATGTACAGCATAATAAGAGCCTAGGATCTGAAACAGCTGAAACCCCTGAATCTAAAGTCATTCAAGTGGTGAAG GAGAAATGGTTGTGGGATAAGCCTCCAGCAGG GTTCTATAAGGTTAATGTAATTATCACAAGAATGGGAGATCGGTTTATAGTAGCATGTATCATCAGGGACGAGAATGGAATGCTAGTGGATCCTCTTGGTCACATTGTGGAGTTTCCTTATAAAGAAGAAAATGTTTGTCTGGTTGCATTCCAAGCTATGCAAGCAGGAGTGGCCTACTTCTTAAAGCGTGTACCAGGAAAGACAAAATTAATTGTTGAATGTGACAATAGGAATGCTGTTAGTATGTACGAGGAACTCAGGCCAGCAATCCCAGTCAAATTCAGAGAAACTTACTG GAGAATAGCGGACCTATCAGATCAACTTGAAGAACTCAAAGCCCACTGGGTGCCTCAGGAAGTCAATCAATTGGCCGCTGTTTATTCGTCTCAAAGAAAGAATGGACTAGAGATGGACCAAATCATCCATGATGAGAACTGGAAGACGATTTGCGAGTCCAACATGAAAGGTGAGGCTGTGGAAACAAAAACGAAGTTTGTGTATCCTGGTCCCGAGTGGGACATGAAAAAGGCTATCCAGAAAATGCGGGAGAAGTATGCTAAGTTGGAGGCTAATGCCAAAGATCCTGAGCGGAAAGCTAAATATTCACAACACTATGCACCTTCAACTTGA